A genomic segment from Torulaspora delbrueckii CBS 1146 chromosome 3, complete genome encodes:
- the FES1 gene encoding Hsp70 nucleotide exchange factor FES1 (similar to Saccharomyces cerevisiae FES1 (YBR101C); ancestral locus Anc_3.342): MEKLLHWSIVNAQEDKEAIAKVGQPDPKLLQQLFGGGGPDDPTLMREAMAVVRNQEAELENRLVAMDNFEMLIENLDNANNIENMKLWTPLLETLSDSEEDLRAAALSVIGTAAQNNEPTQNAFSKQEEGLMKIIQLANDTKEPLNVRLKAFYALSNLIKNHTVLATEFLKSHGLDIIAPVLSDPSSKPKLKTRAVSLLNAFLSSVEVTEGLISTLREDGVVEAAICCLRSDSEVSIVDRVLNFLSRLITAGIKFTEEEVSELSLGMKNIEGLKEKLNEDDFSTVKYVL, encoded by the coding sequence ATGGAGAAATTATTGCATTGGTCAATTGTCAATGCACAAGAAGATAAGGAAGCAATCGCTAAAGTCGGCCAACCCGATCCTAAGCTTCTGCAGCAATTATTTGGAGGCGGTGGCCCAGACGATCCAACACTTATGAGAGAAGCCATGGCAGTTGTGAGGAATCAGGAAGCAGAATTAGAGAATAGACTTGTGGCAATGgacaattttgaaatgCTGATTGAGAATTTGGATAATGCCAACAACATCGAAAACATGAAGCTTTGGACTCCACTTCTAGAGACACTCTCAGAtagtgaagaagatctcaGAGCAGCCGCGTTATCAGTAATTGGTACAGCAGCTCAGAACAATGAACCTACTCAGAACGCCTTTTCTAAGCAAGAGGAAGGTCTAATGAAAATCATTCAACTAGCCAATGATACCAAAGAGCCTTTGAATGTCAGATTGAAAGCATTTTATGCTTTGtcgaatttgatcaagaatcaTACCGTTTTGGCTACTGAGTTCCTTAAATCGCATGGACTTGATATTATAGCACCTGTTCTTAGTGACCCAAGTTCTAAACCTAAATTGAAGACACGAGCAGTATCCTTACTGAACGCATTTTTGAGCTCAGTCGAGGTAACAGAAGGCTTGATATCGACGCTACGGGAAGATGGCGTGGTGGAAGCTGCGATTTGTTGTCTGCGCTCCGATTCAGAAGTATCCATTGTTGATAGAGTTTTGAATTTCCTCTCACGATTGATTACCGCAGGCATAAAGTTCaccgaggaagaagttagtGAGCTATCATTAGGAATGAAGAACATCgaaggtttgaaagagaaattgaatgaggatgattttTCCACTGTAAAGTATGTATTATAG
- the EXO84 gene encoding exocyst subunit EXO84 (similar to Saccharomyces cerevisiae EXO84 (YBR102C); ancestral locus Anc_3.343) — translation MVDFSLKKGRKYGKQAQGTTQPKSKPKAGKASNPYSDMNVSAQYSQLPKINAKDKNKVASSMQRRLSVHNANYVPPKLDYSMPLPSSTAIGMTSFNENEEGQPQNVASDLRNFGNVPDGNNVGEQTSESIPKGVPFAFMKPESLRALLADPKFNAKTFVHDALGDASAIEIDKFTSNLSELAIEVQEEARDNINTSYNEILNVNRDLGIASLELKQLRSSAKELTEMMQQFFMMAEKRLQTENHLEQSHNAASPGLLPPVRAGSIGGNERDRSSVAILERIWDNQLSTLFKNVEGARKYISASPGRHILLESGDWIELNLATLKPLQSVHIFILNDMVLVAARPREKQKELVVAQCAHLRDVNVTPEGASQKRLSFSFGHTTRCIYECRDPQEGPRLLNVIRRAKDDFHDIFQAEEENARKIKESFSYLQSTQQTPGREGTKSPVKNARRSLGSVTPGRNGGDAMDSYLFQKITMSMHSRSRSRDVTSVPQKLKFLDDGVEEIDIELGRLKFGKAVDALNALETQLKKLADQGEDDDMMLHGLITLKINQRRDAVAAKLSHTITTTSEMAPLIVAVKNMIKLGLSEDGLDLFLQNRSNYIQDLILQIGSLDNTANYLTQIAVIRFQSIKKTIINFREIFQEDKDRFSSILVNWCREEADQHFLLIEKQLPNDEPISPASIRSSRKQIDGLKSVGLDFVYKLDDFIRKNNHKIR, via the coding sequence ATGGTGGATTTctcattgaagaaagggAGGAAATATGGAAAACAAGCACAGGGTACTACGCAGCCCAAATCAAAGCCTAAGGCTGGGAAAGCCAGCAACCCCTACAGCGATATGAACGTTTCTGCTCAGTACTCGCAGCTGCCAAAGATAAACGCGAAGGATAAGAATAAAGTGGCCAGCTCAATGCAGAGAAGACTTTCTGTACATAATGCGAATTATGTACCACCCAAACTGGATTATTCGATGCCTTTACCATCCTCAACAGCGATTGGCATGACGAGCTTTaatgagaatgaagaaggacAGCCCCAGAATGTAGCGAGTGACTTGCGTAATTTCGGCAATGTACCTGACGGTAACAATGTGGGAGAGCAAACCTCGGAATCCATACCCAAAGGAGTACCTTTTGCCTTTATGAAGCCAGAATCATTGAGAGCCTTATTGGCAGACCCAAAGTTCAATGCCAAGACCTTTGTGCATGATGCATTGGGTGACGCAAGCGCTATTGAGATTGACAAATTCACTTCAAATCTTAGCGAACTCGCgattgaagttcaagaggAAGCTCGAGATAATATTAATACATCCtacaatgaaattttgaacgTGAATAGGGATCTTGGTATTGCGAGCTTGGAGTTAAAGCAATTGAGATCGAGTGCAAAAGAACTTACCGAAATGATGCAACAGTTCTTTATGATGGCCGAAAAACGCTTACAAACAGAAAATCATCTAGAGCAAAGCCATAATGCTGCTTCGCCGGGCCTTCTACCACCTGTGCGTGCTGGTAGTATCGGAGGAAATGAGAGAGATAGAAGCAGTGTTGCAATTCTAGAGAGGATATGGGATAACCAATTGAGCACACTTTTCAAAAACGTTGAAGGAGCAAGAAAATACATAAGCGCCTCTCCGGGGCGACATATACTACTGGAGAGCGGCGATTGGATTGAACTCAACCTTGCCACGTTGAAACCTCTACAAAGCGTTCACATATTCATCTTAAACGACATGGTGCTAGTTGCCGCACGACCCAGAGAGAAGCAAAAAGAATTAGTTGTAGCCCAATGTGCTCATCTAAGAGACGTAAATGTAACCCCAGAGGGAGCCTCACAAAAACGGTTGTCTTTTAGTTTTGGACATACCACAAGATGCATATATGAGTGCCGAGATCCACAGGAAGGCCCGCGCTTATTGAACGTCATAAGACgagcaaaagatgatttcCACGATATCTTCCAggctgaggaagaaaacgCAAGGAAAATAAAGGAGTCTTTTAGTTATCTCCAGTCTACTCAGCAAACACCAGGAAGGGAAGGTACAAAGAGCCCAGTGAAAAACGCAAGGCGAAGCCTTGGAAGTGTGACACCCGGTAGAAATGGTGGTGATGCCATGGATAGCTATCTTTTCCAGAAAATAACCATGTCGATGCACTCAAGAAGTCGTTCGCGGGACGTTACATCTGTCCCAcagaagttgaaatttctaGACGATGGAgtagaagaaatcgatATTGAGTTGGGTAGACTAAAATTTGGTAAAGCTGTTGACGCGCTGAATGCATTGGAAACACAGTTAAAAAAGCTAGCGGATCAGggagaagatgatgatatgATGTTGCATGGACTTATCACCCTCAAAATAAATCAAAGGCGTGATGCTGTCGCTGCCAAACTATCACATACCATAACTACGACATCGGAAATGGCCCCACTAATTGTGGCtgtgaagaatatgatCAAGTTGGGATTGTCCGAGGATGGACTTGACCTTTTCTTACAGAACAGGTCAAACTACATACAGGACTTGATTTTACAAATCGGATCCCTGGATAACACTGCCAACTATTTGACACAAATCGCTGTAATTCGTTTCcaatcaatcaagaaaacaatcatcaatttcagagAGATTTTCCAGGAAGACAAGGATAGGTTCTCCTCCATTTTGGTAAATTGGTGTCGCGAAGAAGCCGATCAGCATTTCTTGCTTATTGAAAAGCAATTGCCCAATGATGAGCCAATTTCACCGGCTTCAATCAGGTCATCGAGAAAACAAATTGATGGACTAAAATCAGTCGGGCTCGATTTCGTTTACaaacttgatgattttataAGAAAGAATAACCATAAAATCCGTTGA
- the SIF2 gene encoding Sif2p (similar to Saccharomyces cerevisiae SIF2 (YBR103W); ancestral locus Anc_3.344), whose translation MSITSEELNYLIWRYLQETGNEVSALALQEETRVLEFDSKYGKEVPLGTLVELVQKGILYTECDLLVENDGKVKPIDNTYLTQNFNLAQALQVEKEKGPNRLTDGRFALEHENDSAGGKEDSEEDVKSWRTYKGAEEANKPNGFIRTLREVHKLAKIVTCSWNPVIRSVLALGEKDSQARLLHFDDDNATIKNEYELKHPFAPNVVSEKATNEVTCLSWSLNGQDIVTGTENGELRLWNSEGKLKNVLNFHRSPIICIKWNSDSTHFITADVENVTIVWNALTGTALQHFELKAQESATDSLGVDLEWVENDKFIIPGPQGSLAVYQMGENKPIGRLNGHQGPISVLKFNPSNNLLLSASDDHAIRIWRGGSGNSCNCFLGHSQSIVSADWIDDDKVVSASMDGTVRLWSVVDNSLLAMSMTDGVPVFSGKLSKDRTKYAVGLMDGQITVYDVQAPPEKRGSTNLSASIDPLPLHGTFQSPKDGDSSFDLSWCYDNDKLAVAYSIGDGAIISM comes from the coding sequence ATGAGCATTACTAGTGAGGAGCTAAACTATCTAATCTGGAGGTATCTCCAAGAAACGGGCAACGAAGTGAGTGCGCTGGCCTTGCAAGAGGAAACTCGAGTGCTTGAGTTCGATTCGAAATATGGGAAGGAAGTACCGCTAGGGACTCTTGTGGAGCTTGTACAAAAGGGGATACTTTATACAGAGTGCGACCTATTGGTAGAGAATGATGGAAAGGTGAAGCCAATAGACAATACATATTTAACTCAGAACTTCAATTTGGCACAAGCCCTCCAGGTGGAAAAGGAAAAAGGCCCCAATCGACTGACTGACGGAAGGTTTGCCTTGGAACATGAGAATGACAGTGCAGGTGGTAAGGAAGACTCAGAGGAGGATGTGAAGTCATGGAGGACCTACAAGGGTGCCGAAGAGGCAAACAAGCCAAATGGTTTTATAAGGACACTGAGAGAAGTGCATAAGCTGGCCAAAATTGTTACTTGTAGTTGGAATCCTGTAATACGTTCTGTTCTGGCACTTGGTGAAAAGGATTCGCAGGCGAGGTTATTGCACTTTGACGATGACAACGCAACAATCAAGAACGAATACGAGCTGAAACATCCTTTTGCCCCAAATGTGGTCAGTGAAAAAGCTACTAATGAAGTTACGTGCTTATCTTGGTCGCTCAATGGTCAAGATATAGTAACCGGAACAGAGAATGGTGAACTACGTTTGTGGAACAGTGAGGGaaaactgaaaaatgtcCTTAATTTCCATCGCTCCCCAATAATATGCATAAAGTGGAACTCGGACTCTACCCATTTCATAACAGCTGATGTAGAAAACGTGACGATTGTATGGAATGCGTTAACAGGTACTGCACTACAACATTTCGAACTTAAAGCACAGGAAAGTGCTACCGATTCACTTGGAGTTGATCTCGAGTGGGTTGAAAATGATAAATTTATTATTCCAGGTCCTCAGGGTTCGCTGGCTGTTTATCAGATGGGTGAGAACAAACCAATAGGCCGACTTAACGGCCACCAAGGTCCTATAAGTGTATTAAAGTTCAATCCAAGTAACAACCTTTTATTAAGCGCCTCAGACGATCATGCTATAAGAATCTGGCGAGGTGGAAGTGGTAACTCATGCAATTGCTTCCTCGGACACTCCCAGAGCATCGTATCGGCTGATTGGATAGACGACGATAAGGTCGTATCAGCATCTATGGACGGTACTGTACGGTTATGGTCTGTTGTGGACAATTCGCTGCTTGCAATGTCAATGACTGATGGAGTTCCAGTCTTTTCGGGAAAGCTCTCAAAAGACAGGACCAAGTATGCTGTTGGATTGATGGATGGCCAGATTACAGTTTACGACGTTCAAGCTCCACCAGAAAAAAGAGGTTCGACAAATTTGTCTGCATCCATTGATCCTTTGCCTCTTCATGGAACATTTCAAAGCCCCAAGGATGGAGATAGTAGTTTCGACCTCTCGTGGTGTTACGATAATGATAAACTGGCCGTGGCTTACTCCATAGGTGACGGGGCCATCATTTCTATGTAG
- the TFB4 gene encoding TFIIH/NER complex subunit TFB4 (similar to Saccharomyces cerevisiae TFB4 (YPR056W); ancestral locus Anc_3.345): protein MDAITDPTFHTTKPKSQYAEETPSLLTLVIDTAPKLWAELDDEKSQNANIISVFESIIVFLNAHLAFNSSNQVAVIAAHSQGIKYLYPKSNVGNNKATSSSTSGKDLSIINNDMYRQFRNVDETLVEELYKLFQEEKNQIDKVTQKSTLAGGISAGLTYINRISRELATIALKSRLLVITCGSGGGRDEIFQYIPIMNCIFSATKLKCPIDVVKIGGHRESTFLQQTTDATNGVYLHLESTQGLIQYLSTAMFIDPSLRPIIVKPNQGSVDFRTSCYLTGKVVAIGYICSVCLCVLSILPPGNKCPACDSEFDEMVIAKLRKSGR from the coding sequence ATGGATGCTATCACTGATCCAACCTTTCATACCACAAAACCTAAGTCGCAATACGCAGAAGAGACACCATCTTTGTTGACTTTGGTCATAGATACAGCACCCAAACTTTGGGCTGAGCTAGATGATGAGAAAAGCCAGAATGCAAACATTATTAGCGTCTTCGAATCGATCATTGTATTCCTTAATGCGCATCTTGCGTTCAACAGCTCTAATCAAGTTGCGGTGATCGCTGCTCACTCACAAGGTATCAAGTACCTCTATCCCAAGAGTAACGTAGGCAACAACAAAgcaacttcttcctcaaccTCTGGTAAGGATCTCTCCATTATCAATAATGACATGTACCGACAATTCAGAAATGTTGATGAAACGTTAGTTGAAGAACTGTATAAGctatttcaagaagaaaagaatCAGATAGACAAGGTAACTCAGAAGAGCACACTTGCAGGAGGTATTTCTGCTGGTCTCACGTATATCAAcagaatttcaagagaactTGCGACCATTGCACTCAAATCCAGGCTACTTGTGATTACGTGTGGGAGTGGGGGAGGAAGAGATgagatctttcaatataTCCCAATTATGAACTGTATCTTTTCTGCTACCAAACTTAAGTGTCCCATCGATGTCGTAAAGATTGGAGGTCATAGGGAAAGTACATTTCTTCAGCAGACTACGGATGCCACCAATGGTGTTTACTTACATCTAGAATCTACTCAAGGTCTGATACAATATCTTTCCACTGCCATGTTCATAGATCCATCTCTCAGACCCATCATTGTGAAGCCAAACCAAGGGTCTGTAGATTTTAGAACCTCGTGCTATTTGACTGGTAAAGTCGTTGCGATTGGGTACATCTGCTCAGTTTGTTTATGTGTTCTATCCATTCTTCCGCCAGGAAATAAATGCCCTGCTTGTGATTCcgaatttgatgagatggTCATTGCCAAACTAAGAAAAAGTGGTAGATGA
- the TDEL0C04880 gene encoding uncharacterized protein (ancestral locus Anc_3.346): MSLKRRSESLEFNERYADKDNRDTDGIICQVAPCHDIYVPIELYASHMTQYHDHRCEECGRNLVTECLLQLHLEELHNPFTSKTNLLYGCFEQHCVEKFKCHRDRIAHLKNVHGYPDGFDFDVVRNGKCYQ; the protein is encoded by the coding sequence ATGTCTTTGAAGCGAAGAAGTGAATCTTTGGAATTCAACGAAAGGTATGCTGATAAAGATAACAGAGACACAGATGGTATTATATGCCAAGTGGCTCCATGTCATGATATTTATGTACCTATTGAACTATATGCAAGCCATATGACACAATATCATGACCATCGCTGCGAAGAGTGCGGAAGAAATCTTGTGACTGAGTGCCTTTTGCAGCTCCACCTTGAGGAGCTTCATAACCCTTTTACTTCAAAAACTAATCTGCTATACGGTTGCTTTGAACAGCACTgtgttgaaaagttcaagtGTCACCGAGATAGGATTGCTCACTTGAAGAACGTTCATGGGTATCCAGATGGGTTTGATTTCGACGTAGTGCGAAATGGGAAATGTTATCAGTAA
- the BRR1 gene encoding Brr1p (similar to Saccharomyces cerevisiae BRR1 (YPR057W); ancestral locus Anc_3.347) yields MESQNGQSVDSVFGQTPAFALNDEQVDPAVVEYLNSVRQEALRTSAVKVSEVKRHAADIYDEDDIAVKRAKPSTKSLESIENLNSRMDDWLSWFENAKKTVLYDSPLPQRHTEESMNLLLNYLKQYLSGRAEEKGFVSHLLRVLKDLPEAEEDDAFELDEGWAESVVKRLRNKRIEGIEDITMIISNDDSTTPMGFKQWYQYMQQNEPSQAAFGQIINTKNIWVLIQYMTQEWIKIISKFKKPPQAIRFSNWLLYILFNVPENLTADYTSSLRSLGKKCQAIIRSDLESNTEGNVKRQALLLKNSLPSSLKDLGVRTPPGDLDVLLLSLYVIAIIYRQKDLINWNTTLQVSR; encoded by the coding sequence ATGGAATCCCAGAATGGTCAATCGGTAGATTCAGTTTTTGGTCAAACTCCAGCATTTGCATTAAATGATGAACAAGTTGATCCCGCTGTGGTGGAGTATCTGAATAGTGTTAGGCAGGAGGCCTTAAGAACTAGTGCCGTCAAAGTATCCGAGGTTAAGAGGCATGCAGCTGATATTtatgatgaggatgatataGCGGTAAAGAGGGCTAAACCCAGTACAAAGTCGCTGGAAAGTATAGAAAATTtgaattcaagaatggATGACTGGCTAAGCTGGTTCGAAAATGCTAAGAAGACAGTTTTATACGACAGTCCTCTGCCTCAGCGCCATACTGAGGAATCGATGAACCTGCTACTAAACTACCTTAAACAATACCTATCCGGGCGTGCAGAAGAGAAAGGATTTGTATCGCACCTTCTCAGGGTCTTAAAGGACCTTCCCGAGGCGGAAGAGGATGACGCTTTCGAGTTGGATGAAGGATGGGCTGAATCGGTTGTAAAAAGGTTACGTAACAAACGTATTGAAGGTATCGAGGATATTACAATGATTATCTCCAACGATGACTCAACGACGCCGATGGGTTTCAAACAATGGTACCAATACATGCAGCAAAACGAGCCCTCTCAAGCGGCTTTTGGTCAAATTATCAACACAAAAAACATCTGGGTTTTGATTCAATACATGACACAGGAATGGATTAAAATTATCTCCAAGTTTAAGAAGCCGCCCCAGGCAATCAGGTTCAGTAACTGGTTGCTATACATACTCTTCAACGTTCCAGAAAATCTCACAGCGGATTACACAAGTAGTTTGAGGAGTCTCGGTAAAAAATGTCAAGCAATTATTAGAAGTGACTTGGAGTCAAATACTGAAGGAAACGTCAAAAGGCAAGCTCTGCTACTAAAGAATTCACTTCCATCAAGTCTGAAAGATCTAGGTGTCCGAACACCACCCGGGGACCTCGATGTCCTTCTACTGAGCCTCTACGTGATAGCCATCATTTACCGCCAAAAGGACTTGATAAACTGGAACACCACTTTACAAGTTTCGAGGTGA
- the YMC1 gene encoding organic acid transporter (similar to Saccharomyces cerevisiae YMC2 (YBR104W) and YMC1 (YPR058W); ancestral locus Anc_3.348), with amino-acid sequence MSEEVQAPQLIDDLELRPQVDKTRVIKDLLAGTAGGIAQVLVGQPFDTTKVRLQTSTTPTTALDVVRRLIKYEGALAFYKGTLTPLVGVGACVSIQFGVNEAMKRFFHSLNPQPQATLGLPQYYVCGLVSGVANSFLASPIEHIRIRLQTQTGSGPTAEFKGPLDCIRKLRSQRGLMLGLTPTLLREAQGCGTYFLTYEALVANEIKKGLKRTDIPAWKLCGFGALSGTALWLMVYPLDVVKSLMQTDNLQKPKFGRSMVTVARTLYAKEGAKAFFKGFGPTMLRAAPANGATFATFELAMRLLS; translated from the coding sequence ATGTCTGAAGAAGTGCAGGCTCCGCAGCTGatcgatgatttggaacttCGACCACAAGTTGATAAGACCAGAGTTATTAAGGATTTGTTAGCCGGTACCGCCGGTGGTATCGCCCAAGTCCTGGTTGGTCAGCCTTTTGACACCACAAAAGTGCGTTTACAGACATCTACGACTCCAACCACGGCCTTAGATGTGGTAAGGAGATTGATCAAGTATGAAGGGGCGTTAGCATTTTATAAAGGTACGCTGACACCATTGGTTGGTGTCGGGGCATGTGTATCTATTCAGTTTGGTGTCAATGAAgcgatgaaaagattcttcCATAGTCTCAATCCACAACCACAAGCAACTCTGGGGCTTCCGCAGTACTACGTGTGTGGTCTCGTTAGTGGTGTCGCCAATTCGTTCTTAGCTTCGCCTATAGAGCATATTAGAATTCGTTTGCAAACTCAAACTGGATCGGGGCCTACCGCAGAGTTTAAAGGTCCATTGGACTGTATAAGAAAACTACGAAGTCAGAGGGGTTTGATGCTTGGGCTGACACCAACTTTGTTGAGAGAGGCACAGGGATGTGGTACTTATTTTCTGACATATGAGGCCCTAGTTGCGAATGAGATTAAAAAAGGTTTGAAGAGAACAGATATACCTGCATGGAAACTTTGCGGTTTTGGTGCACTGTCAGGCACAGCTTTGTGGTTGATGGTGTACCCATTAGACGTGGTAAAATCGCTTATGCAGACAGATAACTTGCAAAAACCCAAATTTGGTCGTTCGATGGTTACTGTTGCAAGAACGCTGTATGCCAAGGAAGGGGCaaaagctttcttcaagggTTTCGGGCCTACCATGCTGAGAGCGGCTCCTGCAAACGGGGCCACCTTTGCTACATTCGAACTCGCTATGAGGCTTTTGAGCTag
- the ARO7 gene encoding chorismate mutase ARO7 (similar to Saccharomyces cerevisiae ARO7 (YPR060C); ancestral locus Anc_3.349), which produces MDFNKPDTVLNLQNIRDELVKMENTIIFNFIERSHYPTCPSVYKKNHPGLAIPEFDGSFLDWALLHMEMAHSQLRRFESPDETPFSPDKILKPILPSINYPQVLATYAPQVNYNNKIKHIYESEIVPLISKFDGDQAENYGSVATRDIECLQSLSRRIHFGKFVAEAKFQADKDLYTKMILEKDVQGIMANITNAAVEEKILLRLTTKAEVYGVDPTNKEGERRITPEYLVKIYKEIVIPITKEVEVEYLLRRLEVDA; this is translated from the coding sequence ATGGATTTCAACAAGCCAGACACGGttttgaatttgcaaaacatCAGAGatgaattggtcaagatgGAAAATACCATCATCtttaatttcatcgaaaGGTCTCACTATCCGACTTGCCCATCGGTatataaaaaaaatcaTCCTGGGCTTGCCATTCCAGAATTTGACGGTTCTTTCCTAGACTGGGCTTTGTTGCATATGGAAATGGCTCACTCTCAATTGAGAAGGTTTGAATCTCCAGATGAGACTCCATTTTCCCCAGATAAGATCTTAAAACCTATCTTGCCTAGCATCAACTATCCACAGGTCTTGGCTACTTATGCCCCTCAGGTCAACTACAAtaacaagatcaaacatATTtatgaaagtgaaattgTGCCGTTGatctccaaatttgatggtGACCAAGCAGAAAATTATGGATCAGTTGCTACTAGGGACATCGAATGCCTACAAAGTTTAAGTAGACGTATTCATTTTGGTAAGTTTGTTGCAGAAGCCAAGTTTCAAGCAGATAAGGATTTATATACCAAGATGATCCTGGAAAAGGACGTCCAGGGAATCATGGCCAATATCACAAATGCCGccgttgaagaaaagataCTTCTCAGGCTGACTACTAAGGCTGAAGTTTATGGTGTGGATCCTACAAAtaaagaaggtgaaagaagaatcacTCCAGAGTATTTGGTCAagatttacaaagaaatTGTCATCCCAATCACCAAAGAGGTCGAGGTTGAATATCTGTTGAGGAGGCTTGAGGTCGACGCTTAG
- the JID1 gene encoding Jid1p (similar to Saccharomyces cerevisiae JID1 (YPR061C); ancestral locus Anc_3.350) — protein MPGYQSHALSGRIAITSSRRGIAAGSCLFGGFLFRRSYATVPSDNSDAHYDSKWPKKDNPTPYDLFDKADGSEVDARALKRKYHEFAKLYHPDISQNIRIIRSPINQIKFESNLLTLDEKLQRFKITTQAYEILSDPRKKRSYDTSRSGWSYGPQNYASTMATQYPGSHGYRSDSTYAYWNAGTWEDHNNMKTEKEPIDVWTLFLWLCGLVVCVQATALLTRIEDSLTSKRYTHDETEHDLTQSYTNYGLDTDKVSRLRRFLWFRTYGLYRTNADLDREAKKNEELVQNMINKKEQKGKTASRS, from the coding sequence ATGCCAGGTTACCAAAGCCATGCTTTAAGTGGTAGAATAGCCATAACGTCATCGAGACGAGGAATAGCTGCAGGATCCTGTCTATTTGGTGGCTTTTTGTTTCGTAGATCATACGCTACTGTCCCATCTGATAATTCAGATGCCCATTACGATTCCAAGTGGCCCAAGAAAGATAATCCAACACCTTATGATTTGTTTGATAAAGCCGATGGCTCCGAGGTTGATGCGAGAGCCCTTAAGAGGAAGTACCATGAATTTGCGAAATTATACCATCCAGATATCTCACAAAACATCAGAATAATAAGGTCACCTATAAATCAGATAAAGTTTGAGAGTAATTTACTTACTTtagatgaaaaattgcaacGGTTCAAGATAACGACTCAAGCTTATGAGATTCTTAGCGATCCTAGGAAAAAAAGGTCATACGACACTAGTCGGAGCGGCTGGTCTTACGGACCACAGAACTATGCCTCCACTATGGCCACTCAGTATCCGGGATCGCATGGTTACAGGTCCGATAGTACTTATGCTTACTGGAATGCGGGGACTTGGGAGGACCATAACAATATGAAGACAGAAAAGGAGCCAATAGATGTTTGGACTCTCTTTCTATGGCTCTGTGGTCTGGTCGTCTGTGTGCAAGCTACTGCTTTACTTACTAGAATCGAGGATTCTCTCACAAGCAAAAGGTATACGCACGACGAAACAGAACATGATCTCACACAATCATATACGAACTACGGACTAGATACAGACAAGGTTTCGAGATTGAGAAGATTTTTGTGGTTCAGAACTTACGGGCTTTACAGGACAAATGCAGATCTGGATCGAGAGGccaagaaaaatgaagaattggttcaaaatATGATAAACAAGAAGGAACAGAAGGGAAAGACGGCATCTCGGAGTTAA
- the FCY1 gene encoding cytosine deaminase (similar to Saccharomyces cerevisiae FCY1 (YPR062W); ancestral locus Anc_3.351): MSNQWDKIGMDVAYEEAAKGFAQGGVPIGGCLINNKDGTILGRGHNMRFQKGSATLHGEISTLENCGRLPGKVYKDTTLYTTLSPCDMCTGAIIMYGIPRCVVGENVNFKSPGEQYLQSRGHEVVVVDDERCKAIMKKFIDERPQDWFEDIGE, translated from the coding sequence ATGTCGAACCAATGGGACAAGATCGGTATGGACGTGGCTTATGAAGAGGCTGCAAAAGGTTTCGCTCAGGGTGGTGTGCCAATTGGTGGTTGTTTGATCAATAACAAAGATGGCACAATCCTTGGCCGTGGGCATAATATGAGATTTCAAAAAGGTTCCGCTACTTTACACGGTGAAATTTCCACTTTAGAAAACTGTGGTAGATTACCTGGGAAAGTCTACAAGGACACTACTCTATACACCACTTTATCGCCATGCGATATGTGCACTGGTGCTATCATCATGTATGGTATTCCCCGTTGCGTAGTGGGTGAAAATGTTAACTTTAAAAGTCCCGGTGAACAATATCTTCAATCCCGTGGTCatgaagttgttgttgttgacgATGAGAGGTGCAAGGCTATCATGAAGAAGTTTATTGACGAGAGACCTCAGGATTGGTTCGAAGATATTGGCGAGTAA